The proteins below are encoded in one region of Neodiprion virginianus isolate iyNeoVirg1 chromosome 7, iyNeoVirg1.1, whole genome shotgun sequence:
- the LOC124308857 gene encoding CCA tRNA nucleotidyltransferase 1, mitochondrial, with protein sequence MIITCSFVKYIKYLKHSSRRVPTRGATSYSAERWKASKMEGEQAPASRDDPVIMKLDTPEFRTIFTPELKTLAGLFEKYNYEIRIAGGAVRDILMGIRPKDLDFATTATPNEMKDMFTKEEIRMINMKGEQHGTITSRINDAENFEITTLRIDVATDGRYAKVEFTKDWKLDANRRDLTINSMFLGLDGTVYDYFFGYEDLKKRRIAFVGNAETRIQEDYLRILRYFRFYGRIAENPDVHDAATLEAIRRNVQGLDRVAGERIWTEWHKIMTGRFPVELTTKMIECELSRHIGLPEKPDVEAFLEVHKRAEENGVRLRAISLISALLKDQEEVMLLHGRLKLSAFDRDLALFLVQHRVVTPSEKPLKIYQKLVIMPKGKNQGIKEFVCELFRYRGDLELLRVFADWQPPRFPVGGDQLRQHVKGGKLMGLVITRLKERWIDSDFQLDREELLKLVPNIVEEINDNIQK encoded by the exons ATGATAATCACTTGTTCGTTTgtaaaatacataaaatatcTCAAACATTCTTCACGTCGCGTCCCGACTCGC GGGGCGACGAGTTACTCGGCGGAGCGTTGGAAGGCGTCAAAAATGGAAGGAGAACAGGCCCCAGCATCGCGGGATGACCCGGTAATAATGAAGCTCGATACGCCTGAATTTCGAACGATATTCACGCCGGAATTGAAGACACTAGCGGGTCTCTTCGAGAAGTATAACTACGAGATCCGAATAGCGGGAGGAGCGGTGCGGGACATCCTGATGGGTATCCGACCTAAGGACTTGGACTTTGCGACGACGGCTACGCCAAACGAGATGAAGGATATGTTCACAAAGGAGGAGATCCGTATGATAAACATGAAGGGCGAGCAACACGGTACGATAACATCGCGTATAAACGACGCTGAGAACTTCGAGATAACAACCCTGAGAATCGACGTAGCGACGGACGGGCGTTACGCCAAGGTTGAATTCACGAAGGATTGGAAGCTCGACGCGAATCGTCGGGACCTAACGATAAACTCGATGTTTCTCGGGCTGGACGGAACGGTCTACGACTACTTCTTCGGCTACGAGGATCTAAAAAAGCGGCGAATCGCCTTCGTCGGTAATGCAGAGACCAGGATCCAAGAGGACTACCTTAGGATCCTGAGGTACTTCCGATTCTACGGTCGCATCGCCGAAAATCCTGACGTTCATGACGCCGCCACCCTCGAGGCCATTCGCAGGAATGTTCAGGGTCTCGATCGCGTCGCTGGTGAACGGATTTGGACCGAGTGGCACAAGATAATGACAGGAAGGTTCCCCGTTGAGCTAACCACGAAGATGATCGAGTGCGAGCTTTCCAGGCACATCGGTCTCCCCGAAAAGCCCGACGTTGAGGCCTTCCTCGAGGTCCACAAACGCGCCGAAGAAAACGGCGTTCGTCTTAGAGCCATCAGCCTCATATCGGCGCTCCTGAAGGATCAGGAGGAGGTTATGTTGCTCCATGGTAGACTGAAGCTATCCGCCTTCGACAGAGACCTCGCTCTGTTTCTGGTTCAGCACCGCGTCGTTACACCGTCTGAAAAACCGCttaaaatttatcagaagctGGTTATCATGCCGAAGGGGAAGAACCAAGGTATCAAAGAGTTCGTTTGCGAGCTTTTTAGATACAGAGGTGATCTCGAGCTTCTTCGAGTGTTCGCTGATTGGCAACCACCCCGATTCCCCGTCGGAGGCGATCAGCTCAGGCAGCATGTCAAGGGTGGGAAACTCATGGGGTTGGTCATCACTAGGCTCAAGGAGAGGTGGATTGATTCCGACTTTCAACTGGATCGCGAGGAGCTTCTCAAACTTGTACCAAATATTGTTGAGGagattaatgataatattcaGAAATAA